The window TGCTCGAGCTCGGCGCGGTACGCGTGCGACTGCTGCGTGCCGATGGCTTCGACGAGTCGTGCCTCGTGATGCAGGACGTCGAGGGCAACGAGTTCTGCCTCGACTGAGGGGCCACGAGCGTGTCCCATCACCCGGACCAGCCGCTTGTGCTCAGCCAAGAGCACAAGAGGACCGGCCTGTTGACCGCCGACCAGGTGCCCGGCCCGACCATGCCCGATGGGTACAAGCAGTCGGGCACCTCGTGTTGGGCCCGTCACGCGCATTCCGCCAATATCATCGGCCAATGACCGAACAGTGGACGGGCGACGCTGCTCGCACGGCGGCCTGGGACGCACACGTAGAGCTCTCCACACGACTGGCCTTCACCGACTACGCGCACTACGAGGACTACGCGGACTACGCAGAGATCCCCAGCCGTCTCCTCGACGCCGCCGACCACCTCGACCAGGTGCTGTCGCGCGTTGCCGAGCACACCCTGTCGGTGTGCCTTGCGGAGCTGATCGTCAGGGGCCGCAAAGCCCTCCGGACGGTAAGAGAACTCCGGTCGGCCTTCGAGGGATGGTCCGGCCAGCTGGAGGTGACGCCTGGGGGTGACGACGAGCGGGCATGGCCGGAGTACCCGGCGCTCGCGTCGGCCCAGCAACAGGCAGCCCTCCAACTGCGACCGCTCGCCGGTCTTCTCGCGACCTATGCGCGCTCGGGCCGCGTACACGAGCCCGGCGACGGCTGGATCAAGCTCGACACGGAGATCGCGCACCAGGGAACCTTCCTTACTCTCCACCGCGATCAAGTCATCCAGCCTGACGGCAACTCCAGCACCTACGAGCACGTCACCATCGCTGACGGGGCCCGTGTCGTCGCCGTCAACCCCGCCGGACACATCGCGATCGTCACGGACAGCTGTTACCTCCCAGGCCGCATGCCGCTCCTTCCGGGCGGAGGCATCGCACCGGGCGAGGACCCGGAGGACGCGGCCCGCCGGGAGTGCGAAGAAGAGTCCGGCTGGCGGCCACGCGAGCTCCGGCTCCTGTCCGTGACCCAGCCCATTGCGGGGCTCACCGCGGCCAAGATCTACCTCTACCTCGCCACGGACCTGGAGGAGGGGCAACTGCGGCGTGACTGCACGGAGGTCGACATGACCGTCGAGTGGGTCCCCCTGGAGACAGCCCTCAAGCGAGTGGAGGACGGAACGATCTCCGACGCCGCGAGCGCCCTCGGGATCCTCCTCGCCACCCGGATCCTCACGCCCTGACCTGTGGGCCCTGACCCGGGGGCCCTGGCTCGTGGGCGGCCTCGGCGGGGAGTCCTGCGCCCGCTCGAACGACCGGGCAGCGTGCGCCCCCACCGCACGCTCCCGTGCGCCCCCACTGCCCCTGGCAGAGCTGCCGATCCCCTTGGCATCCCCACCCTCCCTCCACTGAAATGCGGATGCCAACGCTCCACGCCGTACAGCGAGAAGGAGTGAGTTGTCGCGTGATTCACCTGACCGAGACCCTGGCCGTCCACACCATCGAGGGCTTCCTCACGCCCGACGAGACGTCCCAGCTGACGAAGCTGCTGGACGATCACCTCGTAGCGACAGGATGGGTCCCCGAGCGGCCCAGGGAGGGCATGGTGCCGCCCGCGGCTGCACAGGAAATCCTGATGGCCGGCATCGAGCGGGCCATGCCTGCCGTCCGGCGGGTCTTCCCGTCCGTTGCCGGAGTCACCCCGTGGGACTACCACGACCTCGGCCCGGGCGACCGGATCGACCCGCACCTGCACGGTGTCCACGAACCGGACAAGCGGCCGCAGCGCGTTGCACGGGTGGCCTTCCACCTCCAGGAAGCGGAACGCGGCGGGCAGTTCTACGTCGACACCTGCTCCTCCGACGCCGTATGGACCGATCGCACCGCGGGCCCGGGCAGCGCCTTCTTGCCCGGTATGCGCTTCGCCCGCGACATCGCCGACGACGCCGGGCCGGAAGCCGCCTGGCTGAACGACGTCCCGCGTACCCGCTGGACCAGCGCGCCGCCCGCCGGAACCGCCGTCGTCTACGGCGCCCAGCTCGTCCACGGCGTCGAAACGGTCGTCGAGGGGCGGCTGCGCAAGCTCATCACCAACCTCCTGGACGGCCCTCCTCGCTGAGCAGGGACGAGCCCGACACACGCCCTCGTCAGGCTTCGCCAACCAAGCCGCTGAGACCGGCGCCACGAACGCGGCGGTAGCCGACGTCGCCGAGGACGCGGCCGGCTGCCACGACCGGCTGCCACGACCGGCCGGGTATCGGCGTCGATGGCCACTTGGTCGGATACCGCCAACCCGGCGCTACCGACGCCTCAGCCCTCCCGGCCGTCCTCGATCGCCTCGGCCACCACGGAGTGAAGGTGGCGGAGTGACGAGGGCAGCCGGGTCAGCAACCAGTGCTCCAGGGACCGGTCCGGGTCGGTCCGGGACGTGGCCCCCTCGGTCACCCGGCCGGCGAAGATGTGGATCACGCGGTCGGCGTCCGTGACCGTGAAGCCGCGGTAGCCCAGTCCTGGAGAGGGGGGCCGGGCCACCGGCCCCGCAGGTGGGAGACCGGCCGTCAGCGTGCGGAATTCCTCGGCGGCCCTTGGATCGAGGCGCCAGCGAGGATTGGGGCGCCCGCTGAACAGGTCCACTTCCACCAGCATGGGTCTCTCTTCATGTGCTCTTCACACTGCTCGGCTTCGACTGATGACGTCCGGCCTCCTCGCCTGATGACGATTCACCTGATGGTGACCGAGCGTCCGGCATAGAAGTACCCGCAGAAATCACGGTAACCGCCGCGGTTGCAGGTTTCCGGATTCGTGATCCGGTTGCCGCTGTTGTCGTAGTCCCGGGCCTGTGTCCTGCCGGGCTTGTGGCCCCAGAAGTTGCCGCTGTGGAACCTGTACCAGTGGTAGTCCTGCCCCGGCCAGATGACGAGGGCTGTGAGCCAGCGGGGTTTCTCGCTGTCGGGCAGGCACTGGAAGCGCCGGACGAAACCGTCGGCGAGGGCGGCCTGGGTGACGTTCGGGCAGGCCATGGTCCCGGT is drawn from Streptomyces roseifaciens and contains these coding sequences:
- a CDS encoding NUDIX domain-containing protein, whose amino-acid sequence is MTEQWTGDAARTAAWDAHVELSTRLAFTDYAHYEDYADYAEIPSRLLDAADHLDQVLSRVAEHTLSVCLAELIVRGRKALRTVRELRSAFEGWSGQLEVTPGGDDERAWPEYPALASAQQQAALQLRPLAGLLATYARSGRVHEPGDGWIKLDTEIAHQGTFLTLHRDQVIQPDGNSSTYEHVTIADGARVVAVNPAGHIAIVTDSCYLPGRMPLLPGGGIAPGEDPEDAARRECEEESGWRPRELRLLSVTQPIAGLTAAKIYLYLATDLEEGQLRRDCTEVDMTVEWVPLETALKRVEDGTISDAASALGILLATRILTP